In Phragmites australis chromosome 17, lpPhrAust1.1, whole genome shotgun sequence, the following are encoded in one genomic region:
- the LOC133897492 gene encoding chaperone protein dnaJ 20, chloroplastic-like: MSSSRTVPMARCAGRINTYDRRSHCKVKAVARASSWSESIGKDYYKVLSLERSAAVGAEEIKRAYRRLALRYHPDVCPASRRAESTELFLELRRAYETLSDPARRVRYDAQLRTTGGEEAAARAGVEFSRDVWEAQLCALRARSQRRRRPPV; encoded by the coding sequence ATGAGCAGCAGCCGCACCGTCCCCATGGCGAGGTGCGCGGGCAGGATCAATACATATGACCGGAGGAGCCACTGCAAGGTGAAGGCTGTAGCGAGGGCTAGTTCATGGTCGGAGAGCATTGGGAAGGACTACTACAAGGTGCTGTCGCTGGAGCGCTCGGCGGCCGTGGGCGCGGAGGAGATCAAGCGTGCGTACCGGCGGCTGGCGCTGCGGTACCACCCCGACGTGTGCCCGGCGTCGCGGCGCGCCGAGTCCACGGAGCTCTTCCTCGAGCTCCGTCGCGCCTACGAGACGCTCTCCGACCCGGCGCGGAGGGTGCGGTACGACGCCCAGCTGAGGACGACgggcggggaggaggcggcggcgagggcaggCGTTGAATTCTCGAGGGACGTGTGGGAGGCGCAGCTGTGCGCGCTGCGCGCGCGCtcccagcggcggcggcggccgccggtcTGA